The Candidatus Edwardsbacteria bacterium nucleotide sequence CGGCGGAGGTCAAATATTACCGGGTCTCCGGGAAGGAGGCCAACGGGACAACCCCCGTCGACTGGGGTGGGACCAGCAGGACCAAAAGTAATCCGTATATCACCGCCGATGCCCTATTGGTGCTGAGATCGGCCGGCAGGCTATAAAACAGTCTTGTAATCATTTTATTTAGGGGATAGTGTCATGGAAGACCAGGAAAAATCAAAAGAACAGCTTATCAATGAACTGCACGCCCTGCGCATTCACCTGTCAGAGTCCGAGGTGCAGGACCTGGAGCACGGCCGCACCCGGCAGAAACTGCGGGCCCTGGAACAACTGGTGGACACCATGCCTCTGGGCGTGACCATCTCGGACATCGAGGGCCATATCCTGTATTCCAACCCGGCCGAGGCCCAGATGCACGGCTATCAGGTTAATGAGCTGATCGGACAGGAGGTGCGGATCTTCGCGCCCAACGGCATCTGGAATCCTATGACCAGGGAGCAGGCCAGAAAGATCAAGCGCCTCAGCCGGGAGGGCCTGAACATCCGCCAGGATGGATCGATCTTCCCGGTGCACCTGATGTCGGATGTGGTCAAGAATTCCTCCGGAGAGCCTATTGCCATCATCACCACCAGCGAGGAGATGACCATCAAAAAGCAGGCCCAGGCCCTACAGTCGGCCCTGTACAAGATCTCCCAGAAGGCCGCCGCCGCCCCCAGCCCGGCCCAGCTGTTCTCCGACATGCACAGCATCCTGGGCGGGCTGATCTACGCCCGTAATTTCCTGGTGGCCCTGTACGACGAAGACAGCCAGATCCTGGAATTCCCCTATCACATCGACGAGTTCAGCGCCACGCCGCCCCCGGCCAAATTAGGCAAGGGGCTGTTCGAGTATGTGATCAAAAGCGGCCAGGTGCTGTTTGCCACTTCGGAGACCATTGCCGAGAAAATGCGGGCCGGAGAGATGGATGAGATGACCTCCCCCTTCGTCAACTGGCTGGGCATCCCCCTGAAGAAGGCCGACCAGACCATCGGCATCATGGTCATCAAGAGTTACACCGAGGAGATATCGTTCAGCGAGGCCGAGAAGGACCTGCTGATCTTCGTGGCCCAGCAGATAGTGGGCGCCATCGACCGGCTGAAAAAATGATCCT carries:
- a CDS encoding PAS domain S-box protein, with amino-acid sequence MEDQEKSKEQLINELHALRIHLSESEVQDLEHGRTRQKLRALEQLVDTMPLGVTISDIEGHILYSNPAEAQMHGYQVNELIGQEVRIFAPNGIWNPMTREQARKIKRLSREGLNIRQDGSIFPVHLMSDVVKNSSGEPIAIITTSEEMTIKKQAQALQSALYKISQKAAAAPSPAQLFSDMHSILGGLIYARNFLVALYDEDSQILEFPYHIDEFSATPPPAKLGKGLFEYVIKSGQVLFATSETIAEKMRAGEMDEMTSPFVNWLGIPLKKADQTIGIMVIKSYTEEISFSEAEKDLLIFVAQQIVGAIDRLKK